One genomic window of Pseudomonas sp. LFM046 includes the following:
- a CDS encoding Re/Si-specific NAD(P)(+) transhydrogenase subunit alpha, with product MHIGVPLESHAGETRVAATPETIKKLVSQGHRVTVQSGAGVSACIPDSAYEAVGATIGNDAAAFGADLVLKVVAPTESELAHMRAGAVLVGMLNPFSNEVIARMNARGITAFALEAAPRTSRAQSLDVLSSQANIAGYKAVLLAAHHYPRFMPMLMTAAGTVKAARILILGAGVAGLQAIATAKRLGAVIEASDVRPAVKEQIESLGAKFVDVPFETDEERECAQGVGGYARPMPASWMERQAKAVHERAKQSDIVITTALIPGRKAPTLLHEATVAEMKPGSVVIDLAASQGGNCPLTEADQVVIKHGVTIVGHSNLAALVPADASALYARNLLDFLKLIIDKDGQLTINLEDDIVAACLMCRDGNVVRSNGAPAATAAPQKVNA from the coding sequence GTGCACATCGGTGTTCCTCTCGAAAGCCATGCTGGCGAGACGCGGGTTGCCGCGACGCCCGAAACCATCAAGAAGCTGGTGAGCCAAGGCCACCGGGTGACGGTGCAAAGCGGGGCTGGCGTCAGCGCCTGCATCCCGGACAGTGCCTATGAGGCCGTTGGCGCCACCATTGGCAACGACGCCGCTGCCTTCGGCGCCGACCTGGTGCTGAAAGTGGTTGCCCCGACCGAGAGCGAGCTGGCGCACATGCGCGCCGGTGCCGTACTGGTCGGCATGCTCAACCCCTTCAGCAACGAAGTCATCGCGCGCATGAACGCCCGCGGCATCACTGCCTTCGCCCTCGAAGCGGCGCCGCGCACCTCCCGCGCCCAGAGCCTCGACGTGCTGTCGTCCCAGGCCAACATCGCCGGCTACAAGGCTGTGCTGCTGGCGGCTCACCACTACCCGCGCTTCATGCCGATGCTGATGACCGCCGCCGGCACCGTAAAGGCCGCGCGCATCCTCATCCTCGGCGCCGGCGTCGCCGGTCTGCAGGCCATCGCCACCGCCAAGCGCCTGGGTGCCGTGATCGAGGCCTCTGATGTGCGTCCTGCCGTGAAAGAGCAGATCGAATCCCTCGGCGCCAAGTTCGTCGACGTGCCCTTCGAGACCGATGAAGAGCGCGAATGCGCCCAGGGCGTCGGCGGCTACGCCCGCCCGATGCCGGCCTCCTGGATGGAGCGCCAGGCCAAGGCCGTGCACGAGCGCGCCAAGCAGTCCGACATCGTCATCACCACCGCGCTGATCCCGGGCCGCAAGGCGCCGACCCTGCTGCACGAAGCCACCGTCGCCGAAATGAAGCCGGGCTCCGTGGTCATCGACCTCGCCGCGTCCCAGGGCGGCAACTGCCCGCTGACCGAAGCGGACCAAGTGGTGATCAAGCACGGCGTGACCATCGTCGGCCACAGCAACCTGGCGGCCCTGGTGCCGGCGGACGCCTCGGCCCTCTATGCGCGCAACCTGCTGGATTTCCTCAAGCTGATCATCGACAAGGACGGCCAGCTCACCATCAACCTCGAAGACGACATCGTCGCCGCATGCCTGATGTGCCGCGACGGCAATGTCGTGCGTAGCAACGGCGCTCCCGCCGCGACCGCTGCTCCGCAAAAAGTGAACGCATAA